The Flammeovirga yaeyamensis genome segment TCGAAGGGCGGCATTCTCTTTTTTAAAATACCCCATAATATTAATACCGCCCACATAAATAACATTATCATGAATCGTTACCGTATGTAAAGGAGCGTCGGTTGGATGCAAAATGCATCGTTCTCCATCAAATTCTAAAAGACCAAGTGTATTGGCCATATACATCACGCCATCATCTCCTTGAGCAATACACCAATTTTGTTGTTCGGCTTTGTATTCCGCCTTATCATAATAAGTAATCTGAGGAGAAGTGTATAATTTTATTTCATCTTGTGCAATACAAAAGAAGTTGATCATCAGCACAATTGAGAAAGTAAAAAACGTAAATTGGTTTTTCATTGTTGGTTAGTCGTTTCTTATTAGCATTCAAAAATATATAGTAAAATGATCAAACAAGAGATATTTAATCTTTTTAAAACTAAAAGTATGCAGTTGTCTATTTTTTCGTTAAAAATTTAGGATTCTGAGAAAAAACTAAGCAGCGAAATATTTCGCTACTCAGTTCGAGAATTTAATTTATTTACTACCTAATGAACTAAATATTATTCAGTATAATTTAATTGCATCAAGTTGCCATCGTATTCTGCATGAGGAGCAATCCAAATATTGAATTTACCTTCTTCAGTGACTTTATTCATGTCAATGTCTAGGATAGCCAACATCTCTGGAGTAATCTCAAATTGAACATCAATAGTTTGCCCTTTTTGAATCGATAACTTTTCAAACCCTTTTAACGATTTAATTGGTTGTGCAACAGAAGCTGCTACATCTTGAATGTATAATTGAACAATCTCTTCACCATCAACATCACTTTCGTTGGTAACTTTTATGCTTGCCGTTACTTTACCATTTGCAGATAAAGTAGTGTTCGAAAGTTTTGCATCGTGGTATTTAAATGTTGAATAGCTCAAACCATATCCGAAAGGATAAAGCGGCGAATTCGGAACGTCTAAATAGAATGATGTATAATCTTTTGGATCTGAATGATCGTGAGGTCTACCTGTATTTAGTGTGTTATAATAAATTGGAATCTGACCTACATTTCTTGGGAAAGTCATGGTTAACTTCGCCGACGGGTTATAATCGCCTGATAAGATATTGGCAATAGCGTCTCCAGCTTTAATACCAGGGTACCATGCCTCTACAATGGCATCAACATTTTCGTCTTCCCACGATAAATCCAATGGTCTACCGTTTAACAATACCAAGACGATCTTCTTTCCTGTTTTCTTTACTGCTCTTAGTAATTCTTTTTGAGCCAATGGAATTTGAATGTCCGTACGGCTAGCTGCTTCTCCAGACCAGTTAAAATCCTCGCCCAATGCCATAATTACTAAGTCGCTATTTTTAGCCACTGCTACTGCTTTGTTTATTTCCTTACGGTCAACATCACCTGTTAAGGTCGCACCTTGAGCATATGTAAACTTGGCATTTTTATATTTTTCTGTCAGTCCTTCGTACACAGTTGTCGATAAACGACGGTCACCTTGAATCGCCCATTCACCATTTAAACTTCTTCTTTCTTTAATCATTGGTCCGATTAAAGCAACACGCTTAGAAGTAGTTGATGCTAACGGGAGTACTTTTTCGTTTTTAAGCAAGACGATCGAACGTTCAGCATTTTTAAGTGCCTCTGCCAAGAACTCTGGCTTCATTGTATTTTCTTTCTCTCTTTTTTCGTCTAAGTATTTGAAAGGATCATCAAATAGTCCAAGTAAAAACTTAAGCTCTAGCATTCTTGATGCTGCTACGTTAATTTGCTCTTCCGTTACTTTACCTTCGTCCAATAAAGTCTTCAAATGTTGAATGAAAGCAGCTCCATTCATATCCATATCAATACCAGCGTTTAATGCTTTGTTTGCCGCTTCTTTCAAGTCTTGAGCATAACCGTGAGGCACCAATTCGTTGATTGCTGTGTAATCTGTTACTACACCTCCTTTAAAGTTCCACTCGTCTCTAAGAATGTCTTTAAAGATATATTTGTTTCCAGTTGCAGGTACTCCGTTTAATGTATTGAATGAAGTCATGAATGTAGCCACTCCATTATCTACTGCTGATTTGAAAGGAGGTAAATACGTTTCACGAAGCGTTCTATCCGACATGTCTACAGAGTGATAGTCTCTACCAGCTAAACCTGCACCGTACCCTACAAAGTGTTTAGCACAAGCCAACATCGTATGAGGATCTGAGAAGTCTTTATAAGACGAAATTCCTTGATAACCTTTTACTTTTGCTGCTGCTACTAGGTTGGTGAAATACACATCTTCTCCTGCACTTTCCATCACTCTGCCCCATCTTGGATCTCTCGAAATATCGATCATAGGTGCAAAAGTCCAACATAAACCTGCTGCAGTAGCTTCTATTGCTGAAATACGAGCACTCTTTTCCATCAACTCCAAATCCCAACTACACGATTCGGCTAAAGGCATTGGGAATGTTGTTTTAAAACCGTGGATCACATCCGCTGCAAAAAGAATAGGAATCTTTAAACGTGAATGTTTTAGTGCATGTTCCTGAAGTTGTCTTAAGCCTTTTGCTCCAACAACATTGAACATACTTCCTACCTGACCCTTATCCATGTACTCCTTAAAGTCATCGTTAATTTGAGGTCCGGTAACTGTACCCTGTCCAGAGAATTGTGTCAGCTGACCAATCTTCTCTTCGATGGTCATTAATGACAAAAGTGAATCTACTTTAGCTTCTATTGATGCATCACCACTATAACTTTTCCAAGCTGTATTTGATGATTTATTTTGACACCCAAGAAGAAAAATACTTAAGCTATAAAGTATTACTTTAATTGATAGTAGTCGCATTGTAAATTTATTTATATGATATTTCCACTACTCATCTTAAATTAGATGATCAGATCATTGCGTTTGACTTGTGTAAATATCACACAAACAAAAAGAGATGAATAATATCGATATACATCAAAATATTATCATCTCTAAAATTCATTTCAACTCATTACCTACCAAGTACTTACAATCATTTCACAGCTTCTTAATTATAAGTGATGATAAGATTAAATATTATCATTTACTTCCTAAAAACATCACATCTCATCTGCATTTCGAATGACTTGTTCGTAGAAGCGAATACTATTTTTAAACTCTTCGACTCCTATCTTCTCATTGATACCATGGAAAGATTTAATATTCTCTTTATTCAATGTAAATGGACAAAATCGCAATACGTTCTCAGAAACTGAGGTAAAATAACGAGAATCTGATGCTGCAATCATGATATAGGGAGATACCACTACATCTCCGAATACTTCTCGTATCGATCTATCTAATAATTTATAGGCTGGGTGATTTGGATCAGAAACAGCAGGTGGTTCTGAACGATCAAGTATCTTAATTTTTATCCTTTTATCGTTTACAGTATTGGTGATTTTAGCGACAACAGATTCTACAGATTCTCCAGGAATGATTCTGATGTTCAATACTGCTCTGGCTTGGGTCGGTAAAACATTACTCTTTATCCCTGCCTCCACAATTGTTGGGGCTACTGTTGTTCTCACCAAAGCATTTGATGATGGCCCTTTTTCATATACCGCCATCAAAACAGGTTCCATTAAGTTGGAGTTCGCAAATACCGTCTTTAGTGCAAAAGGCATTTCAGGTCCAACATGTTCTATAAAATCGTTTAATGGCTTAGAGATATGCGATGGAAAAGGATTATCGTGAACTTTCACCAATGCTTTACTGATCACATCTATTGCCGTTTCTTTCTTTGGCATAGAGGCATGCCCTCCCTCAATTTCCGTAGATAACTCAAGAGTAACGAACCCTTTCTCTGTGGTACCAATAAGTGCAACACTTTTTTCCATTCCAGGGACTAATCCCTCCGTCAAGTAACCACCTTCATCCAATACAAACTCCGCTTTTACCCCTTTTTGTTTCAAGAAGTGTGCAATTTGCTTTGCTCCGTTAGTTCCCATTACTTCTTCATCATGACCAAAAGAAAGGTAGATCGTCCTTTTCGGTTGATATCCCTTCTTGATCATTTCCTCAATCGCTTCTAAAATTCCTATTACCCCAACTTTATCATCAATTGCTCCTCTACCCCAAATATATCCATCCACTATTTTTCCTTCAAAAGGTGGCTGTTTCCATTTTGGAAGATTCCCCTCAGGGACAGGCACAACATCATAATGCGACATCAAAATGATGGGCTGAAGACTTGTATCACTTCCTTTCCAAGTAAACAACATGCTCAAACCACCCAATAATTGTTGGTGTGTATTCTCAAAGGTCTTGGGATAAGTCACTTTCACATAATCCAAGAATTTGATAAACTCAGTAGTATCAATGTGATCATCATAAGAGATGGTTTGAATTTGAATAGCTTCTGAAAGGTGGGTGACCGCATCTTCATGAGAAGTTTTGGCATCTATTTTAGGTTGATCCTGCTGTTTAGAATCAAATGTGACATAATTATAAGTTAAATAGCCTACACCAATAGTCAGCGTACCTAATATAATTCCGAGAAGCCTTTTCATGTGATGAAGTAATAGTTTAAAGTTTTGATGAAGAATTTGCTTTTACTAAGATAATCGAATAAATGATAAATGACTTCTATTCGGAGTATTTAATTCGTTGTACGAACTTGATTCTTAATTTATTGTAATAGTTTTTGTGCTAATAGATCGTTGGTAGGAAGAATATTTCCATAAATTAAGAAACAGGAATTATCATTCACTAAATGTTTAATTTCTTCAGAATTTGATTTAGTCAAACGATA includes the following:
- the bglX gene encoding beta-glucosidase BglX; its protein translation is MRLLSIKVILYSLSIFLLGCQNKSSNTAWKSYSGDASIEAKVDSLLSLMTIEEKIGQLTQFSGQGTVTGPQINDDFKEYMDKGQVGSMFNVVGAKGLRQLQEHALKHSRLKIPILFAADVIHGFKTTFPMPLAESCSWDLELMEKSARISAIEATAAGLCWTFAPMIDISRDPRWGRVMESAGEDVYFTNLVAAAKVKGYQGISSYKDFSDPHTMLACAKHFVGYGAGLAGRDYHSVDMSDRTLRETYLPPFKSAVDNGVATFMTSFNTLNGVPATGNKYIFKDILRDEWNFKGGVVTDYTAINELVPHGYAQDLKEAANKALNAGIDMDMNGAAFIQHLKTLLDEGKVTEEQINVAASRMLELKFLLGLFDDPFKYLDEKREKENTMKPEFLAEALKNAERSIVLLKNEKVLPLASTTSKRVALIGPMIKERRSLNGEWAIQGDRRLSTTVYEGLTEKYKNAKFTYAQGATLTGDVDRKEINKAVAVAKNSDLVIMALGEDFNWSGEAASRTDIQIPLAQKELLRAVKKTGKKIVLVLLNGRPLDLSWEDENVDAIVEAWYPGIKAGDAIANILSGDYNPSAKLTMTFPRNVGQIPIYYNTLNTGRPHDHSDPKDYTSFYLDVPNSPLYPFGYGLSYSTFKYHDAKLSNTTLSANGKVTASIKVTNESDVDGEEIVQLYIQDVAASVAQPIKSLKGFEKLSIQKGQTIDVQFEITPEMLAILDIDMNKVTEEGKFNIWIAPHAEYDGNLMQLNYTE
- a CDS encoding M20 family peptidase, producing MKRLLGIILGTLTIGVGYLTYNYVTFDSKQQDQPKIDAKTSHEDAVTHLSEAIQIQTISYDDHIDTTEFIKFLDYVKVTYPKTFENTHQQLLGGLSMLFTWKGSDTSLQPIILMSHYDVVPVPEGNLPKWKQPPFEGKIVDGYIWGRGAIDDKVGVIGILEAIEEMIKKGYQPKRTIYLSFGHDEEVMGTNGAKQIAHFLKQKGVKAEFVLDEGGYLTEGLVPGMEKSVALIGTTEKGFVTLELSTEIEGGHASMPKKETAIDVISKALVKVHDNPFPSHISKPLNDFIEHVGPEMPFALKTVFANSNLMEPVLMAVYEKGPSSNALVRTTVAPTIVEAGIKSNVLPTQARAVLNIRIIPGESVESVVAKITNTVNDKRIKIKILDRSEPPAVSDPNHPAYKLLDRSIREVFGDVVVSPYIMIAASDSRYFTSVSENVLRFCPFTLNKENIKSFHGINEKIGVEEFKNSIRFYEQVIRNADEM